Proteins encoded in a region of the Streptomyces akebiae genome:
- a CDS encoding molybdopterin dinucleotide binding domain-containing protein, with translation MEVSAADARGLGLGEDEPVEGARPPGAVRGRLHLTDLRPGVLFVPFHYGYWDTPSGAGPDEKSPPRAANETTRTAWGPASKQPLFKTAAAALTPAGPRSAPTP, from the coding sequence GTGGAGGTCTCGGCGGCCGACGCGCGAGGGCTCGGGCTCGGCGAGGACGAGCCGGTCGAGGGCGCGCGCCCGCCGGGTGCCGTGCGGGGGCGGCTCCACCTGACGGACCTACGGCCCGGGGTGCTGTTCGTGCCGTTCCACTACGGCTACTGGGACACACCCTCCGGGGCGGGCCCCGACGAGAAGTCCCCGCCCCGGGCGGCGAACGAGACCACCCGCACCGCCTGGGGCCCCGCCTCGAAGCAGCCGCTGTTCAAGACGGCCGCGGCGGCCCTGACCCCGGCCGGTCCCCGGTCCGCCCCGACACCGTAG
- a CDS encoding SDR family oxidoreductase produces the protein MGNREEQRTRALDGKTALITGAGTGIGRATALMLAEEGATVVLAGRRLHLLDEVAAVVADAGGTAIARATHVENADDVGQLIRWTRDTAGPVDVLVNNAGAAGRAGDVRRLGEDEWHAVVDVNLTAVYLLARAVLPDMLERGGGSIITISSLAAVRPTPLGGAPYGAAKAGVRNFMTYLRNTYRDDLVRATCILPGEVDTPVLDSRPEPPSAERRAAMVRPEDVARAVLLCATLPARTVVEELVIAPTVSGRTGDRPGSGPPRPS, from the coding sequence ATGGGAAATCGCGAGGAACAGCGGACGCGAGCGCTCGACGGAAAGACCGCGCTGATCACCGGGGCGGGCACCGGCATCGGCCGCGCGACGGCCCTGATGCTCGCCGAGGAGGGCGCCACGGTGGTCCTCGCCGGACGACGACTCCACCTCCTCGACGAGGTGGCCGCCGTCGTCGCGGACGCCGGGGGCACCGCGATCGCCCGCGCCACCCACGTCGAGAACGCCGACGACGTGGGGCAGCTGATCCGCTGGACCCGGGACACGGCGGGCCCCGTCGACGTCCTCGTCAACAACGCGGGGGCAGCCGGCCGGGCCGGGGACGTCCGCCGGCTCGGCGAGGACGAGTGGCACGCCGTGGTCGACGTCAACCTCACCGCGGTCTATCTGCTCGCCCGGGCCGTCCTGCCGGACATGCTGGAGCGCGGCGGCGGCTCGATCATCACGATCTCCTCGCTCGCCGCCGTACGGCCCACGCCCCTCGGCGGGGCCCCGTACGGCGCGGCCAAGGCGGGCGTGCGCAACTTCATGACCTATCTGCGCAACACCTACCGCGACGACCTCGTCCGTGCCACCTGCATCCTCCCGGGCGAGGTCGACACCCCGGTCCTGGACAGCCGCCCGGAACCACCGAGCGCGGAGCGCCGGGCCGCCATGGTGCGACCGGAGGACGTGGCCCGCGCCGTACTGCTGTGCGCCACGCTCCCTGCGCGCACGGTCGTCGAGGAACTCGTCATCGCCCCTACGGTGTCGGGGCGGACCGGGGACCGGCCGGGGTCAGGGCCGCCGCGGCCGTCTTGA
- a CDS encoding IclR family transcriptional regulator, with protein MSGSEVPTDVVGRAIRLLVLVGEHPYGITLSELARASGVPVSTAHRLVNSLCREGLVEFEADGKRYKPGLRLFQLGQRAGQVYGFAGTALPVMQRVTRQTEEATLMSVLDGTRHLYVHYVDGPLPVGVRSDPGRHGPLHCTSMGKVLMAFAPADVRADLLDRVELTPHGPNSVTDRDVLRAHVARAAELGYATADEEHHAGLRAVAVPILRPDGTVFAALSTAAPAFRRSMDDLVAMVPLLRSAADELGVRLPAR; from the coding sequence GTGAGCGGCAGCGAGGTACCCACGGACGTGGTCGGACGCGCGATCCGGTTGCTCGTCCTCGTCGGCGAACACCCGTACGGCATCACCCTGTCCGAACTGGCCCGCGCCAGCGGCGTCCCCGTCAGCACGGCCCACCGGCTGGTCAACTCCCTGTGCCGCGAGGGTCTGGTGGAGTTCGAGGCCGACGGCAAGCGCTACAAACCGGGCCTGAGACTCTTCCAGCTCGGCCAGCGGGCCGGTCAGGTGTACGGCTTCGCCGGCACCGCCCTCCCCGTGATGCAGCGCGTGACCCGGCAGACCGAGGAAGCCACCCTGATGTCCGTCCTCGACGGCACCCGGCACCTGTACGTGCACTATGTGGACGGCCCCCTCCCGGTCGGCGTCCGCAGCGACCCGGGCCGGCACGGCCCGCTGCACTGCACCTCGATGGGCAAGGTCCTGATGGCCTTCGCCCCCGCCGACGTACGCGCCGACCTCCTGGACCGCGTCGAACTCACCCCGCACGGACCGAACAGCGTCACCGACCGCGACGTCCTGCGCGCCCACGTCGCCCGCGCCGCCGAGCTCGGCTACGCCACGGCCGACGAGGAACACCACGCCGGTCTGCGCGCCGTGGCGGTGCCGATCCTGCGCCCCGACGGCACCGTCTTCGCCGCCCTCTCCACCGCCGCGCCCGCCTTCCGCCGCAGCATGGACGACCTGGTCGCCATGGTGCCGCTGCTGCGCTCGGCGGCGGACGAACTGGGCGTCCGGCTGCCGGCCCGCTGA
- a CDS encoding SDR family oxidoreductase, which produces MTSHPLFDVTGKVALVTGSSRGIGRALAVGLLEAGCTVVLNGRDAVALEATRGELAVTFGEAVLAEAFDVTDAASVATAVPRIEDRAGPVDILVNNTGAQRRAPFLDFTDEDWHTLLDTNLTSAFLVGREVARRMVPRGQGKIINICSLQSEAVRPGIAPYSATKGGLKMLTKGMCADLGPHGIQVNGIGPGYFDTELTSALVADEEFSAWVRGRTPAGRWGRVEDLVGALLFLASPASDFVGGQLLYVDGGMLSVL; this is translated from the coding sequence ATGACGAGCCACCCCCTCTTCGACGTCACCGGAAAGGTCGCCCTGGTGACCGGGTCGAGCCGAGGCATCGGCCGCGCGCTGGCCGTGGGCCTCCTGGAGGCCGGCTGCACGGTGGTCCTCAACGGCAGGGACGCCGTCGCCCTGGAGGCCACCCGCGGGGAGCTGGCCGTGACGTTCGGCGAGGCGGTCCTCGCGGAGGCCTTCGACGTCACCGACGCCGCCTCGGTCGCCACCGCCGTCCCCCGGATCGAGGACCGGGCCGGCCCCGTCGACATCCTGGTCAACAACACCGGCGCCCAACGCCGCGCCCCGTTCCTCGACTTCACCGACGAGGACTGGCACACCCTGCTCGACACCAACCTCACCAGCGCCTTCCTCGTGGGCCGCGAGGTCGCCCGCCGGATGGTCCCCCGGGGGCAGGGAAAGATCATCAACATCTGCTCGCTGCAGAGCGAGGCGGTACGCCCCGGCATCGCGCCCTACTCGGCGACCAAGGGCGGCCTGAAGATGCTGACCAAGGGCATGTGCGCCGACCTCGGGCCGCACGGCATCCAGGTCAACGGCATCGGCCCCGGCTACTTCGACACCGAGCTGACCTCGGCGCTGGTCGCCGACGAGGAGTTCAGCGCCTGGGTCCGCGGGCGGACGCCCGCCGGCCGCTGGGGCAGGGTCGAGGACCTGGTCGGCGCCCTGCTCTTCCTCGCCTCCCCCGCCTCCGACTTCGTGGGCGGCCAGCTGCTGTATGTCGACGGCGGCATGCTGTCCGTCCTGTGA
- a CDS encoding L-idonate 5-dehydrogenase, whose amino-acid sequence MHACVVHGAGDLRVEERPYDGPAAGEIAVAVALGGICGSDLHYYHRGRVGDFAVSEPMVLGHEVVGHVAALGPGVEGPDVPAVGAPVAIHPATPCGVCPECARGMRNVCAHTRYLGSAAHTPHVQGGFAQRLGVPAGQVRELPPGLDLRRAVLAEPLAVALHAVRRAGDVRGKRVLVAGAGPIGCLVVAALRHAGAAEVVVSDLHEEPLRIATEVGATATVRADRPGDPNWAGVFDVAVEASGAPAGLRSCVERARRGGIVVMLGLLPPGEIGLLGNVAVTRELELRGSFRFDTEFDEALSLLAQGLPVDPVVTHTFPLERSALAFETARDRTVASKVLLDLTGRA is encoded by the coding sequence ATGCACGCGTGTGTTGTCCACGGAGCCGGTGACCTCCGGGTCGAGGAACGGCCGTACGACGGTCCCGCGGCCGGTGAGATCGCGGTCGCCGTCGCGCTCGGCGGTATCTGCGGGTCCGATCTGCACTACTACCACCGGGGCCGGGTGGGCGACTTCGCGGTGAGCGAGCCCATGGTGCTCGGTCACGAGGTGGTCGGCCATGTCGCCGCGCTCGGTCCCGGGGTCGAGGGGCCGGACGTCCCGGCGGTGGGAGCGCCGGTCGCGATCCATCCGGCCACGCCCTGCGGGGTCTGCCCCGAGTGCGCACGGGGCATGCGCAACGTCTGTGCGCACACCCGCTATCTGGGCAGCGCGGCCCACACCCCGCATGTGCAGGGCGGGTTCGCGCAGCGCCTCGGCGTGCCCGCCGGTCAGGTCCGGGAGCTGCCTCCCGGGCTCGACCTGCGCCGGGCCGTGCTCGCCGAGCCGCTGGCGGTGGCCCTGCACGCCGTGCGCCGGGCCGGCGATGTGCGGGGCAAGCGGGTCCTGGTGGCGGGGGCCGGTCCGATCGGCTGTCTGGTCGTGGCGGCGCTGCGGCACGCCGGAGCCGCCGAGGTCGTCGTCAGCGATCTGCACGAGGAGCCGCTGCGGATCGCGACCGAGGTGGGCGCGACCGCCACCGTGCGGGCGGACCGGCCCGGCGACCCTAACTGGGCCGGCGTCTTCGACGTCGCCGTGGAGGCGTCCGGGGCGCCGGCCGGGCTGCGCAGCTGTGTGGAGCGGGCGCGGCGGGGCGGCATCGTGGTCATGCTCGGGCTGCTGCCGCCCGGGGAGATCGGGCTGCTCGGCAATGTGGCGGTCACCCGTGAGCTGGAGCTGCGCGGTTCCTTCCGCTTCGACACCGAGTTCGACGAGGCCCTGTCCCTGCTGGCCCAGGGCCTTCCTGTCGATCCGGTCGTCACGCACACCTTCCCGTTGGAGCGGTCCGCCCTCGCCTTCGAGACCGCCCGGGACCGCACGGTCGCCTCCAAGGTGCTGCTGGATCTCACCGGCCGGGCGTGA
- a CDS encoding Gfo/Idh/MocA family protein gives MTEQGSLGVAVVGTGRMGADHVRRISEVISGAHVTAVVDLDTDRARAIAAGIEGCAAYGDPAEALTAPGVDAVLVASPGPAHEAALLAAFAHDLPVLCEKPLTPDTASALRLLEAEQRLGHRRVQVGFMRRYDREYVKLKALLDSGDLGRPLLLHHRHRNAEAPPGFTDAMAINDSVAHEMDITRWLLGQEITAVSVLRPRPSAHAPEGLSDPQLVVFETDGGAVVDVEIFLSARYGYQVQAEAVCEDGTARIGDGHDMLVNAAGRWGGTVTPGYIERFEDAYDRQVQAWVDATRRGEVTGPSTWDGYAVAAISEAGVRAQTEGVRTEVELVERPALYR, from the coding sequence ATGACCGAGCAGGGCTCCCTCGGTGTCGCCGTCGTCGGCACCGGCCGGATGGGCGCCGATCATGTGCGCCGGATCTCCGAGGTGATCAGCGGCGCCCATGTGACCGCCGTCGTCGACCTCGACACCGACCGTGCCCGGGCGATCGCCGCCGGCATCGAGGGGTGCGCGGCCTACGGCGACCCGGCCGAGGCACTGACCGCACCGGGCGTCGACGCCGTCCTCGTGGCCTCACCGGGCCCCGCGCACGAGGCGGCCCTGCTCGCCGCGTTCGCCCACGACCTGCCCGTACTGTGCGAGAAGCCCCTCACCCCGGACACCGCCTCCGCGCTCCGGCTGCTGGAGGCGGAGCAGCGGCTGGGGCACCGCCGGGTACAGGTGGGGTTCATGCGCCGCTACGACCGTGAGTACGTCAAGCTCAAGGCCCTGCTGGACAGCGGCGACCTGGGCCGGCCGCTGCTGCTGCACCACCGGCACCGCAACGCCGAGGCCCCGCCCGGTTTCACCGACGCCATGGCCATCAACGACTCCGTGGCCCACGAGATGGACATCACCCGCTGGCTGCTCGGCCAGGAGATCACCGCCGTCAGTGTGCTGCGGCCCCGGCCGTCCGCGCACGCCCCCGAGGGCCTCAGCGACCCGCAGCTCGTCGTCTTCGAGACCGACGGCGGCGCGGTGGTCGACGTCGAGATCTTCCTCAGCGCCCGCTACGGCTACCAGGTGCAGGCCGAGGCCGTCTGCGAGGACGGCACGGCCCGCATCGGCGACGGGCACGACATGCTCGTCAACGCGGCGGGCCGCTGGGGCGGCACGGTCACCCCGGGCTACATCGAGCGGTTCGAGGACGCCTACGACCGACAGGTCCAGGCCTGGGTGGACGCCACCCGGCGCGGCGAGGTCACCGGACCCAGTACCTGGGACGGGTACGCCGTCGCCGCGATCTCCGAGGCCGGCGTCCGCGCCCAGACCGAGGGGGTCCGCACCGAGGTGGAACTCGTCGAACGCCCCGCCCTCTACCGCTGA
- a CDS encoding DUF6215 domain-containing protein — protein sequence MSTGAQVVSAVATVGVLLGGMWLLADLLDTTPETLGPAVCSSSDDASPAPRGEVSGAQLCTALNRSDLPKLLGTPTEQAVIASGSQNESTWFDGTKTVTPEATVELDTYTVELSASYEDLPVAESVGYLGAGVETRTVLGHAAALYSGQTISLSFRLDGSDPQSGPGGVARRLLVATDPKDSGTTFELVIYRQDSQVPDDAALFRVAEKVLPTLPGWKPAA from the coding sequence ATGAGCACGGGGGCTCAGGTCGTCTCGGCGGTGGCGACCGTGGGGGTGCTGCTGGGCGGGATGTGGCTGCTGGCGGACCTCCTCGACACGACCCCCGAGACCTTGGGGCCGGCCGTCTGCTCGTCCTCGGACGACGCCTCTCCGGCACCACGGGGCGAGGTCTCGGGTGCACAGCTGTGCACCGCGCTGAACCGCTCCGACCTGCCGAAGCTCCTCGGGACGCCCACCGAGCAGGCGGTCATCGCGTCGGGCAGCCAGAACGAGTCCACCTGGTTCGACGGCACCAAGACCGTCACCCCCGAGGCGACCGTCGAACTCGACACGTACACCGTGGAGCTGTCGGCGTCGTACGAGGACCTCCCCGTCGCCGAGTCGGTCGGCTACCTGGGCGCCGGCGTCGAGACCAGGACGGTCCTGGGACATGCGGCGGCCCTGTACTCGGGTCAGACCATCTCCCTCTCGTTCCGCCTCGACGGCAGTGACCCGCAGTCCGGCCCCGGCGGCGTCGCCCGGCGGCTGCTGGTCGCGACCGACCCGAAGGACAGCGGCACCACCTTCGAGCTCGTCATCTATCGCCAGGATTCCCAGGTCCCCGACGACGCGGCCCTGTTCCGTGTGGCCGAGAAGGTCCTGCCGACGCTCCCGGGCTGGAAGCCCGCGGCCTGA
- a CDS encoding ABC transporter substrate-binding protein, with amino-acid sequence MPLARPVRHAVLFLAAGSLLLTGCGGSGSAAPPGGGPASGGSAGYPVTLDNCGQEVRVDSPPERAVSLNQGTTEILLSLGLADRMVGTATWTDPLPKELEKADAKVPRLADDAPSFEKVLDTEPDLVVSSFASTLGKGGVATREDFEKLGVPTYLSPSDCVGKDNSGDGDGVRTEPLTMETVYGEVRDLARVFGVEERGEKLVAELKSRVRKATAGLDADDVTVMYWFANAQSPYLAGCCGAPGVITRELGAKNVFDDTEEEWPQVNWETVADRDPDVLVVGDLVRKQQTAETAAKKIEFLESDPVTRNMTAVRKKRYVLLPGQAMNPTVRTVEGVEKLAAALREYGLTG; translated from the coding sequence GTGCCACTCGCACGCCCCGTCCGCCATGCCGTCCTGTTCCTGGCCGCCGGTTCCCTGTTGCTGACCGGCTGCGGAGGCTCCGGCTCCGCAGCACCCCCGGGCGGTGGCCCGGCCTCGGGCGGGTCCGCCGGATATCCGGTGACCCTCGACAACTGCGGGCAGGAGGTACGGGTCGACAGCCCGCCCGAACGCGCCGTCTCCCTCAACCAGGGCACGACCGAGATCCTGCTCTCCCTCGGGCTCGCCGACCGCATGGTGGGCACCGCCACCTGGACCGATCCGCTGCCGAAGGAACTGGAGAAGGCCGACGCGAAGGTGCCTCGGCTCGCCGACGACGCGCCGTCTTTCGAGAAGGTCCTGGACACCGAACCCGACCTCGTCGTCTCCTCGTTCGCCTCCACGCTCGGCAAGGGCGGTGTGGCGACCCGGGAGGATTTCGAGAAGCTCGGCGTCCCCACGTATCTGTCGCCCTCCGACTGTGTGGGCAAGGACAACAGCGGTGACGGCGACGGCGTCCGCACCGAGCCGCTGACCATGGAGACGGTCTACGGCGAAGTCCGCGATCTGGCCCGCGTCTTCGGGGTCGAGGAGCGCGGCGAGAAGCTGGTGGCCGAGCTCAAGTCCCGGGTGCGGAAGGCGACCGCCGGACTCGACGCCGATGACGTCACCGTCATGTACTGGTTCGCCAACGCCCAGTCCCCGTACCTCGCCGGATGCTGTGGCGCCCCCGGGGTCATCACCCGCGAGCTGGGCGCGAAGAACGTCTTCGACGACACCGAGGAGGAGTGGCCCCAGGTCAACTGGGAGACCGTCGCGGATCGCGATCCCGACGTCCTCGTCGTCGGGGACCTGGTCCGCAAGCAGCAGACGGCCGAGACGGCCGCGAAGAAGATCGAGTTCCTGGAGTCCGACCCGGTCACCCGGAACATGACGGCGGTGCGGAAGAAGCGCTATGTGCTGCTGCCCGGCCAGGCCATGAACCCGACCGTCCGGACCGTCGAGGGCGTGGAGAAGCTCGCGGCGGCACTGCGCGAGTACGGTCTCACGGGATGA
- a CDS encoding FecCD family ABC transporter permease, which produces MAGLGGLFLSIALAITIGPADIGVVDVWSTVVAHLGWGHTELTPIRDGIVWNLRLPRTLLAAVCGAGLAVCGAVMQSLLRNPLADPFVLGVSSGASTGAVVVVVLGVGGGALSVSGGAFLGAVASFGLVLLLSHTLGGSTDRVVLVGVAAMQLFSALTSFMVMTAADAETTRAVLFWLLGSLSGADWTDVTVCLAVLVVVLLVCLGHTHALDAFAFGQDAAASLGVSVARTRLVLLCATALLTAALVASSGAIGFVGLVLPHAARALTGSGHGRLLPATALAGAVFLVWVDTLARTVLDPQEVPVGVVTSLIGVPAFVAIMYRTRSTR; this is translated from the coding sequence ATGGCCGGGCTCGGAGGGCTGTTTCTCTCCATCGCCCTCGCGATCACCATCGGTCCGGCCGACATCGGCGTGGTCGACGTCTGGTCCACGGTGGTGGCCCATCTCGGCTGGGGGCACACGGAGTTGACGCCCATCCGGGACGGCATCGTGTGGAACCTACGGCTGCCGCGCACCCTGCTGGCCGCCGTGTGCGGGGCCGGACTGGCCGTGTGCGGCGCGGTGATGCAGTCCCTGCTGCGCAACCCGCTCGCCGACCCTTTCGTGCTGGGCGTCTCCTCCGGCGCGTCGACCGGCGCGGTCGTGGTCGTGGTGCTCGGCGTGGGAGGCGGGGCCCTGTCGGTCTCCGGCGGCGCGTTCCTGGGCGCGGTGGCCTCCTTCGGGCTCGTGCTGCTGCTCAGCCACACCCTCGGCGGCTCCACGGACCGCGTGGTGCTGGTCGGTGTCGCGGCGATGCAGCTGTTCTCCGCGCTCACCTCCTTCATGGTGATGACCGCGGCCGACGCCGAGACGACCCGCGCGGTGCTGTTCTGGCTGCTCGGCTCGCTCAGCGGGGCCGACTGGACGGATGTGACGGTGTGTCTGGCGGTGCTGGTGGTGGTGCTGCTGGTCTGCCTGGGCCACACCCACGCACTGGACGCGTTCGCGTTCGGGCAGGACGCGGCGGCCTCGCTCGGTGTCTCCGTGGCCCGCACCCGGCTCGTACTGCTGTGCGCCACCGCTCTGCTCACGGCCGCCCTGGTCGCCTCGTCGGGGGCGATCGGCTTCGTCGGCCTGGTGCTGCCGCACGCCGCCCGCGCGCTGACCGGCTCCGGCCACGGTCGGCTGCTGCCGGCCACCGCGCTGGCCGGGGCGGTGTTCCTGGTGTGGGTCGACACCCTCGCCCGTACGGTCCTGGACCCGCAGGAGGTCCCGGTCGGGGTGGTGACGTCCCTCATCGGCGTCCCGGCGTTCGTCGCCATCATGTACCGGACCAGGAGCACCCGATGA
- a CDS encoding ABC transporter ATP-binding protein, translated as MTDTAADPIASSGLRAERVSRAADGTLILDGVSVAPRPGTVTGLLGPNGSGKSTLLRLLAGVLAPASGVVTLDDRPLDRVGRRAVARRIAVVAQQADTQVELTVQDVVRLGRVPHRRAWASVSADDEEAVRTALVRTGLSDKAHRSWHTLSGGERQRVQIARALAQEPNELLLDEPTNHLDIQHQLALLTLIRTLRLTSVVALHDLNLAAMYCDHLVVLRQGRVVAAGTPHDVLTESLVADVYGVRATVTRTGPDDGPHIRFLGPLP; from the coding sequence ATGACCGACACCGCCGCCGACCCAATTGCCTCCTCCGGGCTGCGCGCCGAGCGGGTCTCCCGCGCCGCCGACGGCACGCTGATCCTGGACGGGGTCAGTGTGGCGCCCCGGCCGGGCACCGTCACCGGTCTGCTCGGCCCCAACGGCTCGGGCAAGTCCACACTGCTGCGCCTGCTCGCCGGGGTCCTCGCGCCGGCTTCGGGAGTCGTCACCCTCGACGACCGTCCACTGGACCGGGTGGGCCGCCGCGCGGTCGCCCGACGGATCGCCGTCGTGGCTCAACAGGCGGACACACAGGTCGAGTTGACGGTCCAGGACGTCGTACGGCTGGGCCGTGTCCCGCACCGTCGCGCCTGGGCGTCCGTCTCCGCCGACGACGAGGAGGCCGTCCGCACGGCCCTGGTCCGCACCGGTCTCAGCGACAAGGCCCACCGGTCCTGGCACACCCTGTCGGGCGGTGAGCGCCAGCGCGTCCAGATCGCGCGTGCCCTCGCCCAGGAGCCGAACGAACTCCTCCTGGACGAGCCCACCAACCATCTCGACATCCAGCACCAGCTCGCCCTGCTGACCCTGATCCGCACGCTCCGCCTGACCAGCGTCGTCGCCCTGCACGACCTGAACCTCGCCGCGATGTACTGCGACCACCTCGTCGTACTGCGGCAGGGCCGCGTGGTGGCCGCCGGCACCCCGCACGACGTCCTCACCGAGTCCTTGGTCGCCGACGTCTACGGCGTACGGGCCACGGTCACCCGCACCGGCCCGGACGACGGGCCCCACATCCGGTTCCTGGGGCCGCTTCCCTAG
- a CDS encoding FAD-dependent monooxygenase yields the protein MRAIVVGAGIGGLAATLSLGRAGCEVTLVEQAPRFAEIGAGIQLAPNATRVLRRLGLLDAVDARSTRPSRLSFRTWSDGGEICHYALGREVEEAFGAPYLQVHRADLHRALAAAVPPGAVRLDTTVVGIGQDAGSARVTTAGGEQLEADLVVAADGIRSSARRWLFGADEALFSGTAAYRALLPAEQVADLDLPEYALWLGPGRHFVHYWVRRGELLNVVGVVGTDAARESWTARAEPEEQLHAFRGWDPRVRAVLGRTGTVLRHGIHTRAPLARWNIGRITLLGDSAHAMAPFQAQGAAQALVDAAVLGDCLAEATPADVPAALDRYVRRRLAVATKVQAGSARAGEDYHLPDGPEADARNARMAAQAAEHEFGPHAGAWGTDPFDERRAQ from the coding sequence ATGAGGGCGATCGTCGTAGGGGCGGGCATCGGCGGACTGGCGGCCACCCTGAGCCTGGGGCGCGCCGGATGCGAGGTGACGCTCGTCGAGCAGGCGCCCCGGTTCGCCGAGATCGGCGCGGGCATCCAGCTCGCGCCCAACGCCACCCGCGTCCTGCGCCGGCTCGGCCTGCTCGACGCGGTCGACGCGCGGTCCACCCGGCCGTCGCGGCTGAGCTTTCGCACCTGGTCCGACGGCGGCGAGATCTGCCACTACGCGCTGGGACGCGAGGTCGAGGAGGCCTTCGGTGCGCCGTACCTCCAGGTCCACCGGGCCGATCTGCACCGGGCGCTGGCCGCCGCGGTACCGCCCGGGGCGGTGCGGCTGGACACCACGGTCGTGGGCATCGGACAGGACGCCGGATCAGCCCGGGTGACCACGGCTGGCGGGGAACAGCTGGAGGCGGACCTCGTCGTCGCCGCCGACGGCATACGGTCCTCGGCCCGCCGATGGCTCTTCGGCGCCGACGAGGCCCTGTTCTCGGGGACCGCCGCCTACCGGGCCCTGCTGCCGGCCGAGCAGGTGGCGGATCTGGACCTGCCGGAGTACGCCCTCTGGCTCGGCCCGGGACGCCACTTCGTGCACTACTGGGTGCGTCGCGGAGAACTGCTCAACGTCGTGGGTGTCGTCGGGACCGACGCGGCACGGGAGTCATGGACCGCCCGGGCCGAGCCGGAGGAGCAGCTCCACGCGTTCCGGGGGTGGGACCCCCGGGTGCGCGCCGTCCTCGGCCGGACCGGGACGGTGCTCCGTCACGGCATCCACACCCGTGCCCCGCTCGCCCGCTGGAACATCGGCCGGATCACCCTGCTCGGCGACAGCGCCCACGCGATGGCGCCCTTCCAGGCCCAGGGTGCGGCACAGGCCCTGGTCGACGCGGCCGTGCTCGGCGACTGTCTCGCGGAGGCGACACCCGCCGACGTACCCGCCGCGCTCGACCGGTACGTACGCCGCCGGCTGGCCGTCGCCACGAAGGTGCAGGCCGGTTCCGCTCGGGCGGGCGAGGACTACCACCTGCCGGACGGACCGGAGGCCGACGCCCGCAACGCCCGTATGGCCGCGCAGGCGGCGGAGCACGAGTTCGGTCCCCACGCGGGTGCCTGGGGAACCGACCCGTTCGACGAGCGACGGGCGCAGTAG
- a CDS encoding AraC family transcriptional regulator: protein MLERLNQAMEHIERHLDQSIEVADLARIAVTSEYHLRRLFSALAGMPLSEYIRRRRLTVAGAEVLADERTLLEIAVRYGYGSGEAFARAFRALHGVGPGEARRTGASLRSQPRMSFRLVVEGSSSMRYRVMDKEEFRVVGRKTRVPLVHEGMNPAIADFIRGLGQQTLDRIESLSDQEPKGIVSISDNIDASRAEGTELDYFHGAVTRAAAPEDMDELVVPAGTWAVFENSGPFPQALQHLWRDVFTQWFPSNPYRSRPGPEILRAKLSPDATRADAELWIPVERASL from the coding sequence GTGCTGGAGCGGCTCAACCAGGCCATGGAGCACATCGAGCGCCATCTCGATCAGTCGATCGAGGTGGCGGACCTGGCACGGATCGCGGTGACGTCGGAGTACCACCTGCGGCGGCTCTTCTCCGCGCTCGCGGGCATGCCGCTGTCGGAGTACATCCGACGGCGTCGGCTGACCGTGGCCGGTGCCGAGGTGCTGGCCGACGAGCGGACGTTGCTGGAGATCGCGGTGCGCTACGGCTACGGCTCCGGAGAGGCGTTCGCACGGGCGTTCCGCGCCCTGCACGGCGTCGGCCCCGGGGAGGCCCGGCGGACCGGTGCCAGTCTGCGGTCGCAGCCCCGGATGTCCTTCCGCCTCGTCGTCGAAGGGAGCAGCAGCATGCGTTATCGCGTCATGGACAAGGAGGAGTTCCGGGTGGTCGGGAGGAAGACCCGCGTCCCCCTCGTGCACGAGGGGATGAACCCGGCGATCGCCGACTTCATCCGGGGCCTCGGACAGCAGACGCTCGACCGGATCGAGAGCCTGTCCGACCAGGAACCGAAGGGGATCGTCTCGATCAGTGACAACATCGACGCCAGTCGGGCCGAGGGCACCGAACTCGACTACTTCCACGGAGCGGTGACGCGGGCCGCCGCCCCCGAGGACATGGACGAGCTCGTCGTCCCGGCCGGGACCTGGGCCGTGTTCGAGAACTCCGGGCCCTTCCCGCAGGCGCTGCAGCACCTGTGGCGGGACGTGTTCACCCAGTGGTTCCCGTCCAACCCGTACCGGAGCCGTCCGGGTCCCGAGATCCTGCGGGCCAAGCTCTCGCCCGACGCGACGCGGGCCGACGCGGAGCTGTGGATCCCGGTGGAGCGGGCCTCGCTCTGA